Proteins encoded in a region of the Corynebacterium breve genome:
- a CDS encoding FeoA family protein has product MAKASVSNEQPDQAMGLVRLAQLKAGETAILRVVDKQVAPKYARRLAHLGLREGSTITVDQLSSGSSVVITSGRSRYCLDRATSQALLVAVQ; this is encoded by the coding sequence ATGGCGAAAGCATCGGTGAGCAATGAACAGCCTGACCAAGCCATGGGTTTGGTACGACTGGCCCAACTGAAAGCGGGCGAGACTGCGATTCTGCGCGTCGTCGATAAGCAGGTGGCCCCGAAGTACGCACGTAGACTGGCTCATTTGGGGCTTCGCGAGGGCTCTACAATCACCGTCGATCAGCTTTCAAGCGGAAGTAGCGTTGTGATTACTAGTGGACGCTCCCGGTATTGTCTGGATCGCGCGACCTCCCAGGCATTGCTGGTGGCGGTGCAGTGA
- the miaA gene encoding tRNA (adenosine(37)-N6)-dimethylallyltransferase MiaA, translating into MNTPIAVVGPTASGKSALGIALAHELDGEIVNVDSMQLYKGMDIGTAKLPVEEREGIPHHLLDIWDVTKTASVAEYQSLAVRTVEQIQSRGKTPIMVGGSMLYVQSLIDAWEFPPTNPRVRATYEARLEEIGIDLLHDELAAIDPEAAAIIEDKDPRRTVRALEVIQLTGKPFQASQPPKDAPPRWNTTLVGLRTHTDWLNPRIELRTQQMFSNGLVGEVRSLVDDCGLVADSTAGRAIGYAQVLDVFAGKLTEEEAVEKTVIGTRRYVRRQRSWFNRDKRIEWLDATDGNLVSEALDLVQS; encoded by the coding sequence GTGAATACACCGATAGCAGTTGTTGGTCCAACTGCTTCAGGAAAATCGGCGCTAGGAATCGCGTTAGCGCATGAGCTTGATGGCGAAATCGTCAACGTCGATTCCATGCAGCTGTATAAGGGCATGGATATCGGCACGGCTAAGCTGCCGGTGGAAGAGCGCGAAGGTATCCCGCACCACTTGCTCGATATTTGGGATGTCACCAAAACGGCTAGCGTGGCCGAGTACCAATCTCTCGCAGTGCGCACCGTTGAACAGATCCAGTCACGTGGAAAGACCCCCATTATGGTGGGCGGATCCATGTTGTATGTGCAGTCGCTGATCGACGCATGGGAGTTCCCGCCCACCAATCCACGAGTCCGGGCTACCTACGAAGCCCGCCTTGAAGAAATCGGCATCGACCTTCTTCACGACGAACTCGCAGCAATCGATCCCGAAGCCGCCGCGATCATCGAGGACAAAGATCCGCGCCGCACAGTTCGCGCACTGGAAGTCATCCAACTTACCGGGAAACCGTTCCAGGCTTCACAACCGCCTAAGGACGCCCCGCCCCGCTGGAACACCACTCTTGTCGGTCTACGTACGCACACTGATTGGCTAAACCCACGCATCGAGTTGCGCACCCAACAAATGTTCTCAAATGGACTTGTTGGTGAAGTGCGCTCGCTTGTCGACGATTGCGGGCTCGTCGCCGATTCGACTGCGGGCCGGGCGATTGGATACGCCCAGGTCCTCGATGTGTTTGCAGGAAAGCTCACCGAGGAGGAAGCCGTAGAAAAGACGGTTATCGGGACTCGGCGTTATGTTCGTCGTCAACGCTCTTGGTTCAACCGAGATAAGCGCATTGAGTGGTTGGATGCCACAGATGGCAACCTGGTGAGCGAGGCGCTCGATTTGGTCCAGAGCTAG